One part of the Suncus etruscus isolate mSunEtr1 chromosome 2, mSunEtr1.pri.cur, whole genome shotgun sequence genome encodes these proteins:
- the CRAMP1 gene encoding protein cramped-like isoform X1 — MTVKLGDSGGEDGLKKLGKRPAEEDSLEGEAAGAGDAAQDDDDGGGTKRDGKSPRDGSEGPPDPPGPSSSAAGPQDQHHFLRSSVRPQSKRPRKDSPCAVGSGGPGPRGKGPDGGGSASGNGCGGAPTAPAGGSRSSSRNLGASGGEKEEGKKVRRQWESWSTEDKNTFFEGLYEHGKDFEAIRNNIALKYKKKGKPASMVKNKEQVRHFYYRTWHKITKYIDFDNVFSHGLKRSSQELYGLICYGELRKKIGGCMDDKNASKLNELIQAGATTVRYKGRNLRIKAPMCRALKKLCDPEGLSDEEDQKPVRLPLRVPVELQPRSNHAWARVQSLAQNPRLRMIVELHRKVSSLIEFLKQKWTLHEARVRKTLEEQPPQESCTEPVPESEALRLFPGESCALTPLPGVARVVHSKASCTVHWQEGSRCKQSAKDTHSLPPAQILGIQSGQGTARGQVKCPRGGTEAKGGGRSSACMDPPQSPGESSPECVPTDGAAPGLSSPDGPDGLQDTGAGLEKTRAPEADCACEQLPDLEDELSLLDPLPRYMKSCQHLIIPDQCRCPSPSLSPETHVPSPPGPGLPPDVRTPEAAAVPVEEVQEKGSSLDPSRPQGQLTAKHAKEVPSSALAQQLRTEGWGLQSAESLTLAEVYLMMGKPSKLQLEYDWLAVRGPEAAAATSCHQQRLLRCLLRLISTEVNPRPAPETNVGPTFMRPIQEEQSVTPPGKVGTISSRSPRCPRSQSTLRGSKTFSPPLGPCSSGLRNTPRPLLVAGPSSTGNSDSDGGLFAVPTTLPPNSRHGKLFSPSKETELTLRQHLNSISMQSDFFLPKPRKLRNRHLRKPLVVQRTLLPRPSESQSHNVCAFSILSNSPVTGRGSFRPIQSALSKAALSRPIVPKVLPPPAASPLTTGAIDLAAKSAGIIPVGPLPILDADSLSGIAPLPSNEMTVAISSQDSGRTNPDGERGPAVVGTSDPFVSVSSGPEQEPATGAFQGSTALVLSELPKAPLPNGLPPLLPSDASRTRLSPPNVSALLDISLPGPPEDVLSQGEPATHISDSIIEIAISSGQYGEGVPLSPAKLNGSDSSKSLPSPASSPQPDWIASPNHDPQWCPSDPTDSSLSSLFASFISPEKSRKMLPTSAGTNSGTSLLGPSLLDGSSRDSFVSRSLADVAEVMDSQLACMMNENSVDYISRFNDLAQELSISDPGRREALFDGGSGPPIGDLSQ, encoded by the exons ATGACAGTGAAGTTGGGGGACAGCGGCGGCGAGGACGGGCTCAAGAAGCTGGGCAAGAGACCGGCTGAGGAGGATTCGCTGGAGGGAGAGGCGGCGGGCGCGGGGGACGCGGCCCAGGACGACGACGACGGCGGCGGCACAAAGAGGGATGGGAAGAGCCCCCGGGACGGCAGCGAAGGTCCCCCCGACCCTCCGGGCCCGTCCTCGTCGGCCGCCGGCCCGCAGGATCAGCACCACTTCTTGAGATCCAGCGTGCGGCCGCAGAGCAAGCGGCCTAGGAAGGACTCTCCGTGCGCAGTGGGCAGCGGCGGCCCTGGGCCCCGCGGCAAAG GACCTGATGGTGGTGGATCAGCATCTGGAAATGGTTGTGGAGGTGCTCCCACTGCTCCTGCAGGAGGCTCACGCTCCTCCTCAAGGAACTTAGGGGCTTCAGGTGGTGAGAAGGAAGAAGGCAAGAAGGTTCGCCGGCAGTGGGAATCGTGGAGCACGGAGGACAAGAACACTTTTTTTGAGGGGCTCTATGAG CACGGGAAAGATTTTGAAGCCATTCGGAACAATATTGCTCTGAAGTATAAGAAGAAAGGCAAGCCCGCCAGCATGGTGAAGAACAAGGAGCAGGTCCGGCATTTCTACTACCGTACGTGGCACAAAATCACCAAGTATATCGACTTTGACAATG TGTTCTCCCATGGGCTGAAGAGGTCATCGCAGGAGTTGTATGGTCTCATCTGTTATGGCGAGCTGCGCAAAAAGATCGGGGGCT GTATGGATGACAAGAATGCATCCAAGCTGAATGAGCTCATCCAGGCTGG AGCCACCACCGTGAGATACAAAGGCAGGAACCTGAGAATCAAAGCGCCCATGTGCCGAGCCCTAAAGAAACTCTGTGATCCTGAAG GTCTGAGTGACGAGGAAGACCAGAAGCCTGTGCGCCTGCCCCTGCGGGTCCCTGTGGAGTTGCAGCCCCGGAGCAATCATGCGTGGGCCCGAGTGCAGAGCCTAGCCCAGAACCCTCGACTCAG GATGATTGTGGAGCTGCACCGGAAGGTGTCCAGCCTCATCGAATTCCTGAAGCAGAAATGGACACTACATGAAGCTCGTGTT CGAAAGACACTGGAGGAGCAGCCACCACAAGAGTCCTGTACGGAACCAGTGCCTGAGAGTGAGGCGCTGCGCCTCTTCCCTGGGGAAAGCTGTGCCCTAACACCCCTGCCTGGTGTGGCCCGCGTGGTACACTCCAAGGCCTCCTGCACGGTCCATTGGCAGGAGGGCAGTCGGTGCAAGCAGAGTGCCAAGGACACCCATTCGTTGCCCCCTGCCCAGATACTGGGCATCCAGAGTGGCCAGGGCACTGCCCGGGGCCAGGTGAAGTGCCCACGGGGTGGCACTGAGGCCAAGGGTGGTGGGCGGTCTTCTGCCTGCATGGACCCACCACAGAGCCCTGGGGAGAGCTCCCCGGAGTGTGTCCCCACGGACGGTGCTGCCCCTGGCCTCAGCAGCCCAGATGGCCCTGATGGGCTGCAGGACACTGGAGCAGGCCTTGAGAAGACACGCGCTCCTGAGGCCGACTGTGCCTGTGAGCAGCTGCCTGACCTGGAGGATGAGCTCTCCCTCCTGGACCCGCTGCCCCGTTACATGAAGTCCTGCCAGCACCTCATTATCCCTGATCAGTGCCGCTGCCCATCCCCATCCCTGTCCCCAGAGACACATGTGCCCAGCCCACCTGGCCCTGGTCTCCCGCCGGATGTTCGCACTCCTGAAGCTGCCGCTGTGCCCGTGGAGGAAGTCCAGGAGAAGGGGAGCTCCCTGGATCCTTCACGACCTCAGGGGCAACTCACTGCCAAGCACGCAAAGGAGGTGCCCAGCAGTGCCCTGGCCCAGCAGCTACGCACAGAGGGTTGGGGCCTGCAGAGTGCCGAGAGCCTCACACTGGCTGAAGTCTACCTCATGATGGGCAAGCCCAGCAAGTTACAGCTGGAATACGATTGGCTGGCTGTGCGGGGCCCCGAGGCTGCTGCTGCCACCTCCTGCCACCAGCAGCGTCTCCTCCGATGCCTGCTGAGGCTCATCTCCACCGAAGTCAACCCCAGGCCG GCCCCTGAAACAAATGTGGGCCCCACATTCATGAGGCCCATCCAGGAGGAGCAGTCAGTGACACCCCCAGGGAAGGTGGGCACCATCAGCTCCCGGAGCCCCCGCTGCCCACGGAGCCAGTCTACCCTGCGCGGCAGCAAGACCTTCTCGCCGCCCTTAGGTCCCTGCTCCTCAG GTTTGAGAAACACTCCACGGCCTCTCTTggtggctggtccttccagtacAGGAAACAGCGACTCTGATGGTGGCCTTTTTGCTGTCCCAACCACTTTGCCACCCAACAGCCGACATGGGAAGCTCTTCTCTCCTAGTAAAGAAACAGAACTGACGCTCCGTCAGCATCTGAACTCCATCAGC ATGCAGTCAGATTTCTTCTTGCCCAAGCCCAGGAAGCTGCGGAACCGGCATCTGCGGAAGCCACTGGTGGTCCAG AGAACGCTGCTCCCCCGGCCATCAGAGAGCCAGTCCCACAATGTCTGCGCCTTTTCCATCCTGTCCAACTCGCCTGTCACTG GGAGAGGTTCCTTCCGGCCCATCCAGTCAGCCCTGAGCAAGGCAGCTCTGTCCCGACCCATTGTGCCCAAGGTCCTCCCACCCCCAGCCGCAAGCCCACTGACCA CAGGCGCTATCGACCTCGCTGCGAAAAGTGCCGGCATCATCCCTGTAGGCCCCCTGCCCATCCTGGACGCGGATAGCCTCTCTGGCATTGCACCACTGCCCTCCAACGAGATGACAGTGGCCATCTCAAGCCAGGACTCTGGCAGGACGAACCCAGATGGAGAGCGTGGACCTGCTGTGGTG GGCACAAGTGACCCATTCGTCAGTGTCTCCTCGGGGCCCGAGCAGGAGCCGGCGACAGGCGCTTTCCAG GGGTCAACTGCCCTGGTGCTCTCAGAGCTGCCCAAGGCTCCGCTCCCCAACGGCCTTCCCCCGCTGCTACCCTCTGACGCCTCCCGCACCCGACTTTCCCCACCTAATGTCTCTGCACTCCTGGACATCTCCTTGCCTGGGCCCCCCGAGGATGTGCTTTCACAGGGCGAGCCTGCAACACACATCAGCGATTCCATTATTGAGATCGCCATCAGCTCCGGACAGTACG GCGAGGGCGTCCCTCTTTCTCCTGCAAAACTCAACGGCAGCGACAGTTCCAAGAGTCTGCCCTCTCCAGCCAGCAGCCCCCAGCCTGACTGGATTGCCTCCCCGAACCACGACCCCCAGTGGTGCCCCAGTGACCCCACGGACTCCTCACTCAGCAGCCTATTTG CCAGTTTCATCTCCCCGGAGAAGAGTCGCAAGATGCTGCCAACCTCTGCTGGCACCAATAGTGGCACCTCGCTCCTGGGCCCCAGCTTGCTGGATGGAAGCTCACGGGACTCCTTTGTGTCTCGGTCCCTGGCTGATGTGGCGGAG GTCATGGATTCCCAGCTGGCCTGCATGATGAACGAGAATAGTGTGGACTACATATCTCGCTTCAATGATCTGGCCCAGGAGCTGTCCATCAGTGATCCCGGCCGACGAGAGGCTCTGTTTGATGGGGGCAGCGGACCCCCCATCGGTGACCTGTCCCAGTGA
- the CRAMP1 gene encoding protein cramped-like isoform X3, which produces MTVKLGDSGGEDGLKKLGKRPAEEDSLEGEAAGAGDAAQDDDDGGGTKRDGKSPRDGSEGPPDPPGPSSSAAGPQDQHHFLRSSVRPQSKRPRKDSPCAVGSGGPGPRGKGPDGGGSASGNGCGGAPTAPAGGSRSSSRNLGASGGEKEEGKKVRRQWESWSTEDKNTFFEGLYEHGKDFEAIRNNIALKYKKKGKPASMVKNKEQVRHFYYRTWHKITKYIDFDNVFSHGLKRSSQELYGLICYGELRKKIGGCMDDKNASKLNELIQAGATTVRYKGRNLRIKAPMCRALKKLCDPEGLSDEEDQKPVRLPLRVPVELQPRSNHAWARVQSLAQNPRLRMIVELHRKVSSLIEFLKQKWTLHEARVRKTLEEQPPQESCTEPVPESEALRLFPGESCALTPLPGVARVVHSKASCTVHWQEGSRCKQSAKDTHSLPPAQILGIQSGQGTARGQVKCPRGGTEAKGGGRSSACMDPPQSPGESSPECVPTDGAAPGLSSPDGPDGLQDTGAGLEKTRAPEADCACEQLPDLEDELSLLDPLPRYMKSCQHLIIPDQCRCPSPSLSPETHVPSPPGPGLPPDVRTPEAAAVPVEEVQEKGSSLDPSRPQGQLTAKHAKEVPSSALAQQLRTEGWGLQSAESLTLAEVYLMMGKPSKLQLEYDWLAVRGPEAAAATSCHQQRLLRCLLRLISTEVNPRPAPETNVGPTFMRPIQEEQSVTPPGKVGTISSRSPRCPRSQSTLRGSKTFSPPLGPCSSGLRNTPRPLLVAGPSSTGNSDSDGGLFAVPTTLPPNSRHGKLFSPSKETELTLRQHLNSISMQSDFFLPKPRKLRNRHLRKPLVVQRTLLPRPSESQSHNVCAFSILSNSPVTGRGSFRPIQSALSKAALSRPIVPKVLPPPAASPLTTGAIDLAAKSAGIIPVGPLPILDADSLSGIAPLPSNEMTVAISSQDSGRTNPDGERGPAVVGSTALVLSELPKAPLPNGLPPLLPSDASRTRLSPPNVSALLDISLPGPPEDVLSQGEPATHISDSIIEIAISSGQYGEGVPLSPAKLNGSDSSKSLPSPASSPQPDWIASPNHDPQWCPSDPTDSSLSSLFASFISPEKSRKMLPTSAGTNSGTSLLGPSLLDGSSRDSFVSRSLADVAEVMDSQLACMMNENSVDYISRFNDLAQELSISDPGRREALFDGGSGPPIGDLSQ; this is translated from the exons ATGACAGTGAAGTTGGGGGACAGCGGCGGCGAGGACGGGCTCAAGAAGCTGGGCAAGAGACCGGCTGAGGAGGATTCGCTGGAGGGAGAGGCGGCGGGCGCGGGGGACGCGGCCCAGGACGACGACGACGGCGGCGGCACAAAGAGGGATGGGAAGAGCCCCCGGGACGGCAGCGAAGGTCCCCCCGACCCTCCGGGCCCGTCCTCGTCGGCCGCCGGCCCGCAGGATCAGCACCACTTCTTGAGATCCAGCGTGCGGCCGCAGAGCAAGCGGCCTAGGAAGGACTCTCCGTGCGCAGTGGGCAGCGGCGGCCCTGGGCCCCGCGGCAAAG GACCTGATGGTGGTGGATCAGCATCTGGAAATGGTTGTGGAGGTGCTCCCACTGCTCCTGCAGGAGGCTCACGCTCCTCCTCAAGGAACTTAGGGGCTTCAGGTGGTGAGAAGGAAGAAGGCAAGAAGGTTCGCCGGCAGTGGGAATCGTGGAGCACGGAGGACAAGAACACTTTTTTTGAGGGGCTCTATGAG CACGGGAAAGATTTTGAAGCCATTCGGAACAATATTGCTCTGAAGTATAAGAAGAAAGGCAAGCCCGCCAGCATGGTGAAGAACAAGGAGCAGGTCCGGCATTTCTACTACCGTACGTGGCACAAAATCACCAAGTATATCGACTTTGACAATG TGTTCTCCCATGGGCTGAAGAGGTCATCGCAGGAGTTGTATGGTCTCATCTGTTATGGCGAGCTGCGCAAAAAGATCGGGGGCT GTATGGATGACAAGAATGCATCCAAGCTGAATGAGCTCATCCAGGCTGG AGCCACCACCGTGAGATACAAAGGCAGGAACCTGAGAATCAAAGCGCCCATGTGCCGAGCCCTAAAGAAACTCTGTGATCCTGAAG GTCTGAGTGACGAGGAAGACCAGAAGCCTGTGCGCCTGCCCCTGCGGGTCCCTGTGGAGTTGCAGCCCCGGAGCAATCATGCGTGGGCCCGAGTGCAGAGCCTAGCCCAGAACCCTCGACTCAG GATGATTGTGGAGCTGCACCGGAAGGTGTCCAGCCTCATCGAATTCCTGAAGCAGAAATGGACACTACATGAAGCTCGTGTT CGAAAGACACTGGAGGAGCAGCCACCACAAGAGTCCTGTACGGAACCAGTGCCTGAGAGTGAGGCGCTGCGCCTCTTCCCTGGGGAAAGCTGTGCCCTAACACCCCTGCCTGGTGTGGCCCGCGTGGTACACTCCAAGGCCTCCTGCACGGTCCATTGGCAGGAGGGCAGTCGGTGCAAGCAGAGTGCCAAGGACACCCATTCGTTGCCCCCTGCCCAGATACTGGGCATCCAGAGTGGCCAGGGCACTGCCCGGGGCCAGGTGAAGTGCCCACGGGGTGGCACTGAGGCCAAGGGTGGTGGGCGGTCTTCTGCCTGCATGGACCCACCACAGAGCCCTGGGGAGAGCTCCCCGGAGTGTGTCCCCACGGACGGTGCTGCCCCTGGCCTCAGCAGCCCAGATGGCCCTGATGGGCTGCAGGACACTGGAGCAGGCCTTGAGAAGACACGCGCTCCTGAGGCCGACTGTGCCTGTGAGCAGCTGCCTGACCTGGAGGATGAGCTCTCCCTCCTGGACCCGCTGCCCCGTTACATGAAGTCCTGCCAGCACCTCATTATCCCTGATCAGTGCCGCTGCCCATCCCCATCCCTGTCCCCAGAGACACATGTGCCCAGCCCACCTGGCCCTGGTCTCCCGCCGGATGTTCGCACTCCTGAAGCTGCCGCTGTGCCCGTGGAGGAAGTCCAGGAGAAGGGGAGCTCCCTGGATCCTTCACGACCTCAGGGGCAACTCACTGCCAAGCACGCAAAGGAGGTGCCCAGCAGTGCCCTGGCCCAGCAGCTACGCACAGAGGGTTGGGGCCTGCAGAGTGCCGAGAGCCTCACACTGGCTGAAGTCTACCTCATGATGGGCAAGCCCAGCAAGTTACAGCTGGAATACGATTGGCTGGCTGTGCGGGGCCCCGAGGCTGCTGCTGCCACCTCCTGCCACCAGCAGCGTCTCCTCCGATGCCTGCTGAGGCTCATCTCCACCGAAGTCAACCCCAGGCCG GCCCCTGAAACAAATGTGGGCCCCACATTCATGAGGCCCATCCAGGAGGAGCAGTCAGTGACACCCCCAGGGAAGGTGGGCACCATCAGCTCCCGGAGCCCCCGCTGCCCACGGAGCCAGTCTACCCTGCGCGGCAGCAAGACCTTCTCGCCGCCCTTAGGTCCCTGCTCCTCAG GTTTGAGAAACACTCCACGGCCTCTCTTggtggctggtccttccagtacAGGAAACAGCGACTCTGATGGTGGCCTTTTTGCTGTCCCAACCACTTTGCCACCCAACAGCCGACATGGGAAGCTCTTCTCTCCTAGTAAAGAAACAGAACTGACGCTCCGTCAGCATCTGAACTCCATCAGC ATGCAGTCAGATTTCTTCTTGCCCAAGCCCAGGAAGCTGCGGAACCGGCATCTGCGGAAGCCACTGGTGGTCCAG AGAACGCTGCTCCCCCGGCCATCAGAGAGCCAGTCCCACAATGTCTGCGCCTTTTCCATCCTGTCCAACTCGCCTGTCACTG GGAGAGGTTCCTTCCGGCCCATCCAGTCAGCCCTGAGCAAGGCAGCTCTGTCCCGACCCATTGTGCCCAAGGTCCTCCCACCCCCAGCCGCAAGCCCACTGACCA CAGGCGCTATCGACCTCGCTGCGAAAAGTGCCGGCATCATCCCTGTAGGCCCCCTGCCCATCCTGGACGCGGATAGCCTCTCTGGCATTGCACCACTGCCCTCCAACGAGATGACAGTGGCCATCTCAAGCCAGGACTCTGGCAGGACGAACCCAGATGGAGAGCGTGGACCTGCTGTGGTG GGGTCAACTGCCCTGGTGCTCTCAGAGCTGCCCAAGGCTCCGCTCCCCAACGGCCTTCCCCCGCTGCTACCCTCTGACGCCTCCCGCACCCGACTTTCCCCACCTAATGTCTCTGCACTCCTGGACATCTCCTTGCCTGGGCCCCCCGAGGATGTGCTTTCACAGGGCGAGCCTGCAACACACATCAGCGATTCCATTATTGAGATCGCCATCAGCTCCGGACAGTACG GCGAGGGCGTCCCTCTTTCTCCTGCAAAACTCAACGGCAGCGACAGTTCCAAGAGTCTGCCCTCTCCAGCCAGCAGCCCCCAGCCTGACTGGATTGCCTCCCCGAACCACGACCCCCAGTGGTGCCCCAGTGACCCCACGGACTCCTCACTCAGCAGCCTATTTG CCAGTTTCATCTCCCCGGAGAAGAGTCGCAAGATGCTGCCAACCTCTGCTGGCACCAATAGTGGCACCTCGCTCCTGGGCCCCAGCTTGCTGGATGGAAGCTCACGGGACTCCTTTGTGTCTCGGTCCCTGGCTGATGTGGCGGAG GTCATGGATTCCCAGCTGGCCTGCATGATGAACGAGAATAGTGTGGACTACATATCTCGCTTCAATGATCTGGCCCAGGAGCTGTCCATCAGTGATCCCGGCCGACGAGAGGCTCTGTTTGATGGGGGCAGCGGACCCCCCATCGGTGACCTGTCCCAGTGA
- the CRAMP1 gene encoding protein cramped-like isoform X2, whose amino-acid sequence MTVKLGDSGGEDGLKKLGKRPAEEDSLEGEAAGAGDAAQDDDDGGGTKRDGKSPRDGSEGPPDPPGPSSSAAGPQDQHHFLRSSVRPQSKRPRKDSPCAVGSGGPGPRGKGPDGGGSASGNGCGGAPTAPAGGSRSSSRNLGASGGEKEEGKKVRRQWESWSTEDKNTFFEGLYEHGKDFEAIRNNIALKYKKKGKPASMVKNKEQVRHFYYRTWHKITKYIDFDNVFSHGLKRSSQELYGLICYGELRKKIGGCMDDKNASKLNELIQAGATTVRYKGRNLRIKAPMCRALKKLCDPEGLSDEEDQKPVRLPLRVPVELQPRSNHAWARVQSLAQNPRLRMIVELHRKVSSLIEFLKQKWTLHEARVRKTLEEQPPQESCTEPVPESEALRLFPGESCALTPLPGVARVVHSKASCTVHWQEGSRCKQSAKDTHSLPPAQILGIQSGQGTARGQVKCPRGGTEAKGGGRSSACMDPPQSPGESSPECVPTDGAAPGLSSPDGPDGLQDTGAGLEKTRAPEADCACEQLPDLEDELSLLDPLPRYMKSCQHLIIPDQCRCPSPSLSPETHVPSPPGPGLPPDVRTPEAAAVPVEEVQEKGSSLDPSRPQGQLTAKHAKEVPSSALAQQLRTEGWGLQSAESLTLAEVYLMMGKPSKLQLEYDWLAVRGPEAAAATSCHQQRLLRCLLRLISTEVNPRPAPETNVGPTFMRPIQEEQSVTPPGKVGTISSRSPRCPRSQSTLRGSKTFSPPLGPCSSGLRNTPRPLLVAGPSSTGNSDSDGGLFAVPTTLPPNSRHGKLFSPSKETELTLRQHLNSISMQSDFFLPKPRKLRNRHLRKPLVVQRTLLPRPSESQSHNVCAFSILSNSPVTGRGSFRPIQSALSKAALSRPIVPKVLPPPAASPLTSAIDLAAKSAGIIPVGPLPILDADSLSGIAPLPSNEMTVAISSQDSGRTNPDGERGPAVVGTSDPFVSVSSGPEQEPATGAFQGSTALVLSELPKAPLPNGLPPLLPSDASRTRLSPPNVSALLDISLPGPPEDVLSQGEPATHISDSIIEIAISSGQYGEGVPLSPAKLNGSDSSKSLPSPASSPQPDWIASPNHDPQWCPSDPTDSSLSSLFASFISPEKSRKMLPTSAGTNSGTSLLGPSLLDGSSRDSFVSRSLADVAEVMDSQLACMMNENSVDYISRFNDLAQELSISDPGRREALFDGGSGPPIGDLSQ is encoded by the exons ATGACAGTGAAGTTGGGGGACAGCGGCGGCGAGGACGGGCTCAAGAAGCTGGGCAAGAGACCGGCTGAGGAGGATTCGCTGGAGGGAGAGGCGGCGGGCGCGGGGGACGCGGCCCAGGACGACGACGACGGCGGCGGCACAAAGAGGGATGGGAAGAGCCCCCGGGACGGCAGCGAAGGTCCCCCCGACCCTCCGGGCCCGTCCTCGTCGGCCGCCGGCCCGCAGGATCAGCACCACTTCTTGAGATCCAGCGTGCGGCCGCAGAGCAAGCGGCCTAGGAAGGACTCTCCGTGCGCAGTGGGCAGCGGCGGCCCTGGGCCCCGCGGCAAAG GACCTGATGGTGGTGGATCAGCATCTGGAAATGGTTGTGGAGGTGCTCCCACTGCTCCTGCAGGAGGCTCACGCTCCTCCTCAAGGAACTTAGGGGCTTCAGGTGGTGAGAAGGAAGAAGGCAAGAAGGTTCGCCGGCAGTGGGAATCGTGGAGCACGGAGGACAAGAACACTTTTTTTGAGGGGCTCTATGAG CACGGGAAAGATTTTGAAGCCATTCGGAACAATATTGCTCTGAAGTATAAGAAGAAAGGCAAGCCCGCCAGCATGGTGAAGAACAAGGAGCAGGTCCGGCATTTCTACTACCGTACGTGGCACAAAATCACCAAGTATATCGACTTTGACAATG TGTTCTCCCATGGGCTGAAGAGGTCATCGCAGGAGTTGTATGGTCTCATCTGTTATGGCGAGCTGCGCAAAAAGATCGGGGGCT GTATGGATGACAAGAATGCATCCAAGCTGAATGAGCTCATCCAGGCTGG AGCCACCACCGTGAGATACAAAGGCAGGAACCTGAGAATCAAAGCGCCCATGTGCCGAGCCCTAAAGAAACTCTGTGATCCTGAAG GTCTGAGTGACGAGGAAGACCAGAAGCCTGTGCGCCTGCCCCTGCGGGTCCCTGTGGAGTTGCAGCCCCGGAGCAATCATGCGTGGGCCCGAGTGCAGAGCCTAGCCCAGAACCCTCGACTCAG GATGATTGTGGAGCTGCACCGGAAGGTGTCCAGCCTCATCGAATTCCTGAAGCAGAAATGGACACTACATGAAGCTCGTGTT CGAAAGACACTGGAGGAGCAGCCACCACAAGAGTCCTGTACGGAACCAGTGCCTGAGAGTGAGGCGCTGCGCCTCTTCCCTGGGGAAAGCTGTGCCCTAACACCCCTGCCTGGTGTGGCCCGCGTGGTACACTCCAAGGCCTCCTGCACGGTCCATTGGCAGGAGGGCAGTCGGTGCAAGCAGAGTGCCAAGGACACCCATTCGTTGCCCCCTGCCCAGATACTGGGCATCCAGAGTGGCCAGGGCACTGCCCGGGGCCAGGTGAAGTGCCCACGGGGTGGCACTGAGGCCAAGGGTGGTGGGCGGTCTTCTGCCTGCATGGACCCACCACAGAGCCCTGGGGAGAGCTCCCCGGAGTGTGTCCCCACGGACGGTGCTGCCCCTGGCCTCAGCAGCCCAGATGGCCCTGATGGGCTGCAGGACACTGGAGCAGGCCTTGAGAAGACACGCGCTCCTGAGGCCGACTGTGCCTGTGAGCAGCTGCCTGACCTGGAGGATGAGCTCTCCCTCCTGGACCCGCTGCCCCGTTACATGAAGTCCTGCCAGCACCTCATTATCCCTGATCAGTGCCGCTGCCCATCCCCATCCCTGTCCCCAGAGACACATGTGCCCAGCCCACCTGGCCCTGGTCTCCCGCCGGATGTTCGCACTCCTGAAGCTGCCGCTGTGCCCGTGGAGGAAGTCCAGGAGAAGGGGAGCTCCCTGGATCCTTCACGACCTCAGGGGCAACTCACTGCCAAGCACGCAAAGGAGGTGCCCAGCAGTGCCCTGGCCCAGCAGCTACGCACAGAGGGTTGGGGCCTGCAGAGTGCCGAGAGCCTCACACTGGCTGAAGTCTACCTCATGATGGGCAAGCCCAGCAAGTTACAGCTGGAATACGATTGGCTGGCTGTGCGGGGCCCCGAGGCTGCTGCTGCCACCTCCTGCCACCAGCAGCGTCTCCTCCGATGCCTGCTGAGGCTCATCTCCACCGAAGTCAACCCCAGGCCG GCCCCTGAAACAAATGTGGGCCCCACATTCATGAGGCCCATCCAGGAGGAGCAGTCAGTGACACCCCCAGGGAAGGTGGGCACCATCAGCTCCCGGAGCCCCCGCTGCCCACGGAGCCAGTCTACCCTGCGCGGCAGCAAGACCTTCTCGCCGCCCTTAGGTCCCTGCTCCTCAG GTTTGAGAAACACTCCACGGCCTCTCTTggtggctggtccttccagtacAGGAAACAGCGACTCTGATGGTGGCCTTTTTGCTGTCCCAACCACTTTGCCACCCAACAGCCGACATGGGAAGCTCTTCTCTCCTAGTAAAGAAACAGAACTGACGCTCCGTCAGCATCTGAACTCCATCAGC ATGCAGTCAGATTTCTTCTTGCCCAAGCCCAGGAAGCTGCGGAACCGGCATCTGCGGAAGCCACTGGTGGTCCAG AGAACGCTGCTCCCCCGGCCATCAGAGAGCCAGTCCCACAATGTCTGCGCCTTTTCCATCCTGTCCAACTCGCCTGTCACTG GGAGAGGTTCCTTCCGGCCCATCCAGTCAGCCCTGAGCAAGGCAGCTCTGTCCCGACCCATTGTGCCCAAGGTCCTCCCACCCCCAGCCGCAAGCCCACTGACCA GCGCTATCGACCTCGCTGCGAAAAGTGCCGGCATCATCCCTGTAGGCCCCCTGCCCATCCTGGACGCGGATAGCCTCTCTGGCATTGCACCACTGCCCTCCAACGAGATGACAGTGGCCATCTCAAGCCAGGACTCTGGCAGGACGAACCCAGATGGAGAGCGTGGACCTGCTGTGGTG GGCACAAGTGACCCATTCGTCAGTGTCTCCTCGGGGCCCGAGCAGGAGCCGGCGACAGGCGCTTTCCAG GGGTCAACTGCCCTGGTGCTCTCAGAGCTGCCCAAGGCTCCGCTCCCCAACGGCCTTCCCCCGCTGCTACCCTCTGACGCCTCCCGCACCCGACTTTCCCCACCTAATGTCTCTGCACTCCTGGACATCTCCTTGCCTGGGCCCCCCGAGGATGTGCTTTCACAGGGCGAGCCTGCAACACACATCAGCGATTCCATTATTGAGATCGCCATCAGCTCCGGACAGTACG GCGAGGGCGTCCCTCTTTCTCCTGCAAAACTCAACGGCAGCGACAGTTCCAAGAGTCTGCCCTCTCCAGCCAGCAGCCCCCAGCCTGACTGGATTGCCTCCCCGAACCACGACCCCCAGTGGTGCCCCAGTGACCCCACGGACTCCTCACTCAGCAGCCTATTTG CCAGTTTCATCTCCCCGGAGAAGAGTCGCAAGATGCTGCCAACCTCTGCTGGCACCAATAGTGGCACCTCGCTCCTGGGCCCCAGCTTGCTGGATGGAAGCTCACGGGACTCCTTTGTGTCTCGGTCCCTGGCTGATGTGGCGGAG GTCATGGATTCCCAGCTGGCCTGCATGATGAACGAGAATAGTGTGGACTACATATCTCGCTTCAATGATCTGGCCCAGGAGCTGTCCATCAGTGATCCCGGCCGACGAGAGGCTCTGTTTGATGGGGGCAGCGGACCCCCCATCGGTGACCTGTCCCAGTGA